ACAGGTATAGAAGAAAGACGGTATGCCAACAATAATCAAGTTACATCAGATTTAGGTTTCATTGCCGCTAAACAGGCGATAGAAAACTCGGGAATAGATCCAGAAACATTAGATTATATCATTTTTGCACACAATTTTGGAGATGTAATTTCAGGTACAATTCAATCAGATTCAGTTCCAAGCTTAGCTTCACGAGTTAAACATCAATTGCAAATCAAAAATAATTATTGCGTTGCTTATGATGTACTTTTTGGTTGCCCAGGATGGCTAGAAGGTATGATACAGGCGAATGCCTTTATTAAAGCTGGAATTGCAAAAAGATGTTTGGTTATTGGCGCAGAAACCTTATCAAGGGTTGTTGATATCCATGATAGAGACAGCATGATTTATGCAGATGGTGCTGGTGCTGCAATATTGGAAATAAATAATCATGATGACGAAGGTTTAAAATCACATCTTTCAGCTTCATTCACTTTAACTGAAAAAGATTATCTATTTTTTGGAAAATCTTATAACACAGAAACTTGTCCAGATGTCAAGTATATAAAAATGATTGGACGAAAGATATATGAGTTTGCTTTATCGAATGTTCCTGACGCGATGAAAAAATGTTTTGATGAAAGTGGATATACGATTTCACAATTAAATAAAATCATTATTCATCAAGCAAATGAAAAAATGGATGAAGCTATTGTAAAGAGATTTTTTGATTTGTATGAACAACCTGTTCCTGAGAATATAATGCCTATGGTTATTGATAAATTAGGAAATAGTAGTGTTGCCACAATTCCTATCTTATTAAAAATGATTCTGAATGGTGAATTATCTTCACATCAAATAAACAAAGGCGATATTGTTCTATTTGCATCTGTTGGTGCAGGGATGAATGTAAATGCAATTGTTTATAAATTTTAATGAACTTGTTCCATAAAAAAATAAAAGCTCGTCCTCGGACGAGCTTTGTATTTATGGATAATATTTTTTTCTAAACGGTTAAATCTTCCCCGATTTCTAATAAAATCAATTGAATATGACGTGAAAAGAATATTGATTTAGCTTCAGCTTTATCAATTTTTATTGGAGGAAATGTATCATAATGATAACCTAAAACTTTAGTTGCTTGAACATATTCTGCCGCAATTGAAGCGCTTTTAGCACCCATTGTAAAATTATCCCCTATTGGTAAAATAGCTAAATCTAATTGACCAATTGTATCGGGAATCAGTTTCATTTCATACGTCAAAGCGGTGTCTCCTGCGATGTAAATACGCTTTCCTTCACTCTCGATAATATAACCATTTGGATCACCACCGTACGTTCCATCTGCGAAAGAACTCGAATGAAAAGCAATAGTAGATTGAATTGATCCAAAATCAAAATTAAATTTCCCACCTGTATTCATTCCGTGCGAATTCAAACCTTTTGCTGCATAATAACCAGCGATTTCAGCATTCGAAATAATTAACGCTCCTGTTCGTTTTGCCAATTCTTCTACATCATACACATGATCTTGATGTGCATGTGTTAAAACGATATAGTCAGCTTTTAAACTTTCGAAATCGATATGTTTAGCTAATTCATTTGGAGTAATAAACGGATCAACAACAATGTGTTTACCATTTGCTTCGATAGCCAAAGAAGCATGACCTAAGTATTGAATTTTCATTGTATATTATTTTGTGATTAACGCGTTAAAGTATCGATAAAGTCAAATCCAATTAAGCTATATCCCAATAAAACAGCAAAGAATAAAGCTAACATTGCGACTTGTTTCAAGAACGGATCATAATCTTTTGGATCTTTTACAGCAAAAATTTGACGACGAATAGCATTTGCAAAGAAGATTAAAATTAGGAATACTAATCCTGATAACTTTCCTGATTTTGCTGGAATCATCGTTACATAAAGGGCACTCAAAACAAAAGGAATTGTCATTAAAGCCATTTGATAATACTTACTATTCTGAAATCCAAGCTTTGATGCAATAGTGATTTTATTATTTTTGACATCATTTTTGACATCGCGCATATTATTCAAATTCAACACTGCTACACTCCAACATCCCATTGATGCAGCTGGTAACAAAATTTGCCATTGAAATACTTTTGAATATAAAAATTCACCTCCAACGACAGCTAAAATTCCAAAGAATAAAAAGACAAAAATATCTCCTAAACCAATATATCCATAAGGTTTTTTTCCCATTGTATAAGCCATTGCTGCAAAAATAGAAGCTACCCCTAATCCAAGAAATATATAAATATACTTCATGTCATGAGGATAAAAAGACACATACAATAATGTAGCAACGCAAATCAAAGAAATGACAACCATGATACCTATGGCAGTTTTCATTTGTTTTTGAGTAATCAAACCAGAAGCAACTGCACGTTGCTCTCCTACTCTATTTGCATCTGTTCCTTTTACAGCATCACCATAATCGTTGGCAAAATTTGACAATATTTGGAAAGCTAAAGTTGTTAAAAGTGATAAGAAAAATATATCATTTCGGAAGATTCCTTCTGATTTTGCAATAAATCCAGCTAACAATAATCCACTCAACGAAAGTGGTAAAGTGCGAAGCCTTGCGGCTAATATCCATTTTTTCATACCGAACAAAGATAATGAAGATTTTACTTTTTTTATCATCGAAAATTGAACTAATATTGCATAGATAATTTCTATTTCATCTACTAAAATGCCTCGTAAAAAAATAAAACAACAACCTTTTTACAAGAAGATAAAACCTTCGACCTATTTTATTGCGTTTGTTATTTTGTGTGTACTTTATTTTACGTATCGTTACCGCCATGGAATTCATTATTACTTTACAATTGTAGAAAAATCATTGAAAGGTGAAAAAATTACTGATGAAAAAGTAACGAAATATGACATCAGAAATATTGAGGTAATGGACAAATATTATCTCAAAACGTTTGGCGTGGATGTGTCCCAATATCAAGGTGAAATTGATTGGACGAAAATGCATACTATCTACAAATTGTACCCCATTAATTTTGCTTTTATCCGATCTACTATGGGAACATCGTCTGTTGATATTAGGTTTGAGGAAAATTGGAAAGAAGCAAAAGAAAATAATATTTTGCGAGGTGCTTATCATTTTTATCGACCTGATGAGAATTCGACTTTACAAGCTCAAAATTTTATCAATATAGTAAAATTAAAAAAAGGTGATTTACCTCCAGTTCTCGACATCGAAACCTTGCCAAAAACGCAATCGATGGAACGTTTGGTAGAAGGAATCAAGAATTGGTGCAAAATTGTGGAAGAGCATTACGATATCAAACCTATAATATATACCTCTGACAAATATTTTGAAGATTATTTACAAAATCATTTGGATGGCCA
This portion of the Empedobacter stercoris genome encodes:
- a CDS encoding 3-oxoacyl-ACP synthase III family protein, giving the protein MTSKIIGVGNYIPSETITNLFFAQHNFLDEKGVALKQNNTIIAEKLKSITGIEERRYANNNQVTSDLGFIAAKQAIENSGIDPETLDYIIFAHNFGDVISGTIQSDSVPSLASRVKHQLQIKNNYCVAYDVLFGCPGWLEGMIQANAFIKAGIAKRCLVIGAETLSRVVDIHDRDSMIYADGAGAAILEINNHDDEGLKSHLSASFTLTEKDYLFFGKSYNTETCPDVKYIKMIGRKIYEFALSNVPDAMKKCFDESGYTISQLNKIIIHQANEKMDEAIVKRFFDLYEQPVPENIMPMVIDKLGNSSVATIPILLKMILNGELSSHQINKGDIVLFASVGAGMNVNAIVYKF
- a CDS encoding metal-dependent hydrolase, with protein sequence MKIQYLGHASLAIEANGKHIVVDPFITPNELAKHIDFESLKADYIVLTHAHQDHVYDVEELAKRTGALIISNAEIAGYYAAKGLNSHGMNTGGKFNFDFGSIQSTIAFHSSSFADGTYGGDPNGYIIESEGKRIYIAGDTALTYEMKLIPDTIGQLDLAILPIGDNFTMGAKSASIAAEYVQATKVLGYHYDTFPPIKIDKAEAKSIFFSRHIQLILLEIGEDLTV
- the menA gene encoding 1,4-dihydroxy-2-naphthoate octaprenyltransferase, which translates into the protein MIKKVKSSLSLFGMKKWILAARLRTLPLSLSGLLLAGFIAKSEGIFRNDIFFLSLLTTLAFQILSNFANDYGDAVKGTDANRVGEQRAVASGLITQKQMKTAIGIMVVISLICVATLLYVSFYPHDMKYIYIFLGLGVASIFAAMAYTMGKKPYGYIGLGDIFVFLFFGILAVVGGEFLYSKVFQWQILLPAASMGCWSVAVLNLNNMRDVKNDVKNNKITIASKLGFQNSKYYQMALMTIPFVLSALYVTMIPAKSGKLSGLVFLILIFFANAIRRQIFAVKDPKDYDPFLKQVAMLALFFAVLLGYSLIGFDFIDTLTR
- a CDS encoding glycoside hydrolase family 25 protein; protein product: MPRKKIKQQPFYKKIKPSTYFIAFVILCVLYFTYRYRHGIHYYFTIVEKSLKGEKITDEKVTKYDIRNIEVMDKYYLKTFGVDVSQYQGEIDWTKMHTIYKLYPINFAFIRSTMGTSSVDIRFEENWKEAKENNILRGAYHFYRPDENSTLQAQNFINIVKLKKGDLPPVLDIETLPKTQSMERLVEGIKNWCKIVEEHYDIKPIIYTSDKYFEDYLQNHLDGHIIWIANYNFWVQEMKGHWNFWQFTEKATIEGVKRYKVDVNIYNGTIDDLEGLTL